One Stenotrophomonas sp. SAU14A_NAIMI4_5 DNA segment encodes these proteins:
- a CDS encoding LysR family transcriptional regulator, whose protein sequence is MVSLDRFDIFRAVVDAGSLTAAADRLGLSRAVVSFNLKRLEQELGVTLLLRSTRQLALTEAGEQFLQHCVQALDAAQAAIDAARRDQHQLQGTLRLTTTPEYAQLRLIPALEAFRARHPALQLHLSTSPAPADLIPERFDVAIRLGRLPDSGLHASELERHPLCAVAAPSLLARLPSAEAVDDPVQLGTLPRLGYPRLADVPVVAPDGSDALFATNPGNAVVRVDGASSLRAFALAGAGVTVLPRWLIEDDLAHDRLRPVLRQHRFPQQSVYAVYPHSTQPSPKVRHLIDFLRGWFTGTPG, encoded by the coding sequence ATGGTCAGCCTGGATCGCTTCGACATCTTCCGCGCCGTGGTCGACGCCGGCAGCCTCACTGCAGCCGCCGACCGCCTTGGCCTGAGCCGCGCGGTGGTCAGCTTCAACCTGAAGCGGCTGGAGCAGGAACTGGGGGTGACCCTGCTGCTGCGCAGTACCCGCCAGCTGGCCCTGACCGAGGCCGGCGAACAGTTCCTGCAGCACTGCGTGCAGGCCCTGGATGCGGCCCAGGCGGCCATCGATGCCGCGCGCCGCGACCAGCACCAGCTGCAGGGCACGCTGCGCCTGACCACCACGCCGGAGTACGCGCAGCTGCGGCTGATCCCGGCGCTGGAGGCATTCCGCGCGCGGCATCCGGCGCTGCAGCTGCATCTGTCCACGTCGCCCGCACCGGCCGACCTGATTCCCGAGCGTTTCGACGTAGCCATCCGCCTTGGCCGCCTGCCGGATTCAGGCCTGCACGCCAGCGAACTGGAACGGCACCCGCTGTGCGCGGTGGCCGCACCGTCGCTGCTGGCGCGCCTGCCCTCTGCCGAAGCGGTCGATGACCCGGTGCAGCTGGGCACCCTGCCCCGCCTCGGCTATCCGCGTCTGGCCGATGTGCCGGTGGTGGCGCCCGACGGCAGCGATGCGTTGTTTGCGACCAATCCGGGCAATGCCGTGGTGCGCGTGGACGGCGCCAGCAGCCTGCGCGCCTTCGCCCTGGCCGGTGCAGGCGTTACCGTGCTGCCGCGCTGGCTGATCGAGGACGACCTGGCCCACGACCGCCTGCGGCCGGTGCTGCGCCAGCACCGCTTCCCGCAGCAGAGCGTCTACGCCGTCTACCCGCACAGCACGCAGCCCTCGCCGAAGGTGCGCCACCTGATCGATTTCCTGCGCGGGTGGTTCACCGGCACGCCCGGGTGA
- a CDS encoding glycoside hydrolase family 3 C-terminal domain-containing protein, giving the protein MKTFTKPLALSLALSLALSAALAAPAWADTAAFTVLTLDQAPSADAIPALAAQLKSLQVDAVSVRQVQRGIGQVDPLQLLADGLGYEYRFIAAGKDDGQTQQGQAVLTRLPIAAESGPDQPGLNYLRLDDGRHTVALYTDAGAGAARLPALVTRSRLGAPAVLLGAVAGESAKAAGFDPARVALEADASYFSDGFQAASSAPFKIDGSALRATLLTLAYVADKGGEQPWMDATLNADARAALLLKAMTEDEKFQMLHSYFGLGKDGGPLPEGAVGSAGFVPAVPRLGIPAQQSADAGVGVTNPGGIRPGDFATAMPSGPSTASSWNREVAFAGGATMGREAWQQRFNILLSGSVNLQRDPRNGRNFEYAGEDPLLAGSMVGALIQGVQSQHVISSMKHFALNDMETRRNFHDVRIGEQAMHESDLLAFEIALEAGRPGVAMCSYNKINGTYGCENGYLMNQVLKQEWKFPGFVMSDWGGVHSGSKAALAGLDQQSAGEVFDAAVFFDEPLRLAVHGGVVPQARLNDMVARILRTMFLHGNFDNPPQHQKVDAEAGYAVAQRTVEEGSVLLRNEGNLLPLADSVKRIVIIGGHADKGVIGGGGSSMVGVTAKGTNAVPGVMPTTWPGPVIFHPSSPLESLRAARPDATIEYVDGTNAAAAAKAAAQADVAIVFATQWAAESVDLPDMQLPDKQDALISAVAKANPKTVLVLETNGPVRTPWLAQVPAMLQAWYPGIRGGEGIAALLTGQANPSGRLPVTWVVDESQLPRPHIDGLGFKPKKEFGDVFDFDIEGANVGYKWMAAKGLTPTFAFGHGLSYTSFAYENLKVSVEGSRLVASVDIRNTGKRAGADVAQLYLKLPAGSTTPIRLIGYDKVQLQPGEQRRIRIEAEPKTLAHYDAQARQWKIDGGTYQVQLSRNAAEPLQSVDVQLVEQVLR; this is encoded by the coding sequence ATGAAAACGTTTACAAAGCCGCTTGCCCTGTCCCTTGCCCTGTCCCTTGCGCTGTCTGCCGCGCTGGCCGCCCCGGCCTGGGCCGACACGGCCGCCTTCACCGTGCTGACCCTGGACCAGGCGCCGAGCGCCGATGCCATTCCCGCCCTGGCTGCCCAGCTGAAATCCCTGCAGGTGGACGCCGTCAGCGTGCGCCAGGTGCAGCGCGGCATCGGCCAGGTCGATCCGCTGCAGCTGCTGGCCGATGGCCTGGGCTACGAATACCGCTTCATCGCCGCCGGCAAGGATGATGGCCAGACCCAGCAGGGCCAGGCCGTGCTGACCCGCCTGCCGATCGCCGCCGAATCCGGCCCCGACCAGCCGGGCCTGAACTACCTGCGCCTGGACGATGGCCGCCACACCGTGGCCCTGTACACCGATGCCGGTGCGGGCGCCGCGCGCCTGCCGGCCCTGGTCACCCGTTCGCGCCTGGGCGCACCGGCCGTGCTGCTGGGTGCGGTGGCCGGTGAATCGGCCAAGGCTGCCGGTTTCGATCCGGCCCGCGTGGCCCTGGAAGCCGATGCCAGCTACTTCAGCGATGGCTTCCAGGCTGCCAGCAGCGCGCCGTTCAAGATCGATGGCAGCGCCCTGCGCGCGACCCTGCTGACCCTGGCCTACGTGGCCGACAAGGGCGGCGAGCAGCCGTGGATGGACGCCACCCTCAACGCCGATGCGCGCGCTGCGCTGCTGCTGAAGGCGATGACCGAGGACGAGAAGTTCCAGATGCTGCACAGCTACTTCGGGCTGGGCAAGGACGGTGGCCCGCTGCCGGAAGGCGCCGTGGGTTCGGCCGGTTTCGTGCCGGCGGTGCCGCGCCTGGGCATTCCGGCGCAGCAGTCGGCCGATGCCGGCGTGGGCGTGACCAATCCGGGCGGCATCCGTCCGGGCGACTTCGCCACCGCGATGCCGTCCGGCCCGTCCACCGCCTCCAGCTGGAACCGCGAAGTGGCCTTCGCCGGTGGCGCGACCATGGGCCGCGAAGCATGGCAGCAGCGCTTCAACATCCTGCTGTCGGGCAGCGTCAACCTGCAGCGTGACCCGCGCAACGGTCGCAACTTTGAATACGCCGGCGAAGATCCCCTGCTGGCCGGTTCGATGGTCGGCGCGCTGATCCAGGGCGTGCAGAGCCAGCACGTGATCTCCTCGATGAAGCACTTCGCGCTGAACGACATGGAGACCCGCCGCAACTTCCATGACGTGCGCATCGGCGAACAGGCCATGCACGAATCGGACCTGCTGGCCTTCGAGATCGCGCTGGAAGCCGGTCGCCCGGGCGTGGCGATGTGCTCGTACAACAAGATCAACGGCACCTACGGCTGCGAGAACGGCTACCTGATGAACCAGGTGCTGAAGCAGGAATGGAAGTTCCCCGGTTTCGTGATGTCCGACTGGGGCGGCGTGCACAGCGGTTCGAAGGCGGCGCTGGCCGGCCTGGACCAGCAGTCGGCCGGTGAAGTGTTCGACGCCGCGGTGTTCTTCGACGAACCGCTGCGCCTGGCCGTGCACGGTGGCGTGGTGCCGCAGGCGCGCCTGAACGACATGGTGGCGCGCATCCTGCGCACGATGTTCCTGCATGGCAACTTCGACAACCCGCCGCAGCACCAGAAGGTGGATGCCGAAGCCGGCTACGCCGTTGCCCAGCGCACGGTGGAAGAAGGCAGCGTGCTGCTGCGCAATGAAGGCAACCTGCTGCCGCTGGCCGACAGCGTGAAGCGCATCGTCATCATCGGTGGCCATGCCGACAAGGGCGTGATCGGTGGTGGTGGTTCGTCGATGGTGGGCGTGACCGCCAAGGGCACCAACGCAGTGCCGGGCGTGATGCCGACCACCTGGCCGGGCCCGGTGATCTTCCACCCGTCCTCGCCGCTGGAATCGCTGCGTGCAGCGCGTCCGGACGCGACCATCGAATATGTGGACGGCACCAATGCCGCCGCCGCGGCCAAGGCGGCCGCGCAGGCCGACGTGGCCATCGTGTTCGCCACCCAGTGGGCGGCCGAATCGGTGGACCTGCCGGACATGCAGCTGCCCGACAAGCAGGACGCGCTGATCTCGGCGGTGGCCAAGGCCAACCCGAAGACCGTGCTGGTGCTGGAAACCAATGGCCCGGTGCGTACCCCGTGGCTGGCGCAGGTGCCGGCGATGCTGCAGGCCTGGTACCCGGGCATCCGCGGTGGCGAAGGCATCGCCGCGCTGCTGACCGGCCAGGCCAACCCGTCCGGCCGCCTGCCGGTGACCTGGGTGGTGGACGAATCGCAGCTGCCGCGCCCGCACATCGACGGCCTGGGCTTCAAGCCGAAGAAGGAGTTCGGCGACGTGTTCGATTTCGATATCGAAGGCGCCAACGTCGGCTACAAGTGGATGGCCGCCAAGGGTCTGACCCCGACCTTCGCGTTTGGCCATGGCCTGTCCTACACCTCGTTCGCCTATGAAAACCTGAAGGTGAGCGTAGAGGGTTCGCGCCTGGTCGCCAGCGTGGACATCCGCAACACCGGCAAGCGCGCCGGTGCGGACGTGGCCCAGCTGTACCTGAAGCTGCCGGCTGGCAGCACCACGCCGATCCGCCTGATCGGCTATGACAAGGTGCAGCTGCAGCCGGGCGAACAGCGCCGCATCCGCATCGAAGCCGAGCCGAAGACCCTGGCCCACTACGATGCGCAGGCGCGCCAGTGGAAGATCGACGGCGGCACCTACCAGGTGCAGCTGTCGCGCAACGCGGCCGAGCCGCTGCAGAGCGTGGACGTGCAGCTGGTAGAGCAGGTGCTGCGCTGA
- a CDS encoding glyoxalase: protein MNVHRTFDHLWRDRCDTSSQRSPRVLIRVFVTPGELERSVAFYEQLQGVVADAGFPFPDAGLRLAMVGAFLLIEGSDDALAPFTSTTGTLLVDDVRPYHDRLVAAGAEIIFPLQVVPTGAAFNAVHPDGTVVEYVHHRPDPHGR, encoded by the coding sequence ATGAACGTACACCGCACTTTCGACCACCTCTGGCGCGACCGCTGTGATACTTCCAGCCAGCGCAGCCCGCGCGTGCTGATCCGCGTGTTCGTCACTCCCGGCGAGCTGGAGCGCAGCGTGGCGTTCTACGAGCAGCTGCAGGGCGTGGTGGCCGATGCGGGCTTTCCGTTCCCCGATGCCGGCCTGCGCCTGGCCATGGTCGGTGCGTTCCTGCTGATCGAAGGCAGCGATGACGCGCTGGCGCCGTTCACCTCCACCACCGGCACGTTGCTGGTCGATGATGTGCGGCCCTATCACGACAGGCTGGTGGCGGCCGGCGCCGAGATCATCTTCCCGCTGCAGGTGGTGCCCACTGGCGCGGCGTTCAATGCGGTGCATCCCGATGGCACCGTGGTCGAGTACGTGCACCATCGCCCGGATCCGCACGGGCGGTGA
- a CDS encoding AraC family transcriptional regulator: MSIHPRTAWIYTTRMPHPALPWTGTLLLDAHAALLQGHAGGSGTHAHYAHQLLLSDGAPWEVEIDGVAQHGQRLWLPSFVPHAILSAPQDGCTLFLEPAHADLEQIQQQLPTLPTDITALQQCLPQLSRAQPLDRRVQVALEHIAQHLPGPVPAADIAGAAHLSTSQLHRRFQSDLAVTLRGWVLWQRLRIALAHHLRGHSLTDSAHAAGFADLAHLSRSLRRMFGIGAAQLQGLQLRAA; the protein is encoded by the coding sequence ATGTCGATCCATCCACGCACGGCGTGGATCTACACTACCCGCATGCCCCACCCCGCCCTGCCCTGGACTGGCACCCTGCTGCTGGATGCACACGCCGCCCTGCTGCAGGGCCATGCCGGTGGCAGCGGCACGCACGCGCACTACGCCCACCAGCTGCTGCTCAGCGATGGCGCGCCTTGGGAGGTGGAGATCGACGGTGTGGCGCAGCACGGCCAGCGCCTGTGGTTGCCGTCCTTCGTACCGCACGCCATCCTCTCGGCGCCGCAGGACGGTTGCACCCTGTTCCTGGAACCGGCCCACGCTGATCTCGAACAGATCCAGCAGCAGCTGCCCACGCTGCCCACCGACATCACCGCCCTGCAGCAATGCCTGCCGCAGCTGAGCCGTGCGCAGCCGCTGGACCGCCGCGTGCAGGTGGCGCTGGAACACATCGCCCAGCACCTGCCCGGCCCGGTGCCGGCCGCGGACATCGCCGGCGCCGCGCACCTGTCCACCAGCCAGCTGCACCGGCGCTTCCAGTCCGATCTCGCCGTAACCCTGCGTGGCTGGGTGCTGTGGCAGCGCCTGCGCATCGCCCTGGCCCATCACCTGCGTGGGCACAGCCTGACCGACAGCGCGCATGCCGCCGGCTTCGCCGATCTGGCCCATCTGTCGCGCAGCCTGCGCCGCATGTTCGGCATCGGTGCGGCGCAGCTGCAGGGCCTGCAGCTGCGCGCTGCCTGA
- a CDS encoding sterol desaturase family protein, giving the protein MKRWILRLYAPLFLSGFIAAAIAWVGHHHGDPLWLLPLLALAIGVSFVAERLWPYDPAFNHDHGDRLRDTLHAVVNEGLNLLSIAAVPLLAAIIPWQAWPQQWPFALQVLVAIIAADLGITLVHYASHRIGWLWRLHAVHHSVTRMYGFNGLMKHPLHQAAEAVGGVLPLLLLGLPLPVAAVLAFAIAIQLLLQHSNVDMRPGVLGRVMAWAPLHRFHHMRYGTAGDVNFGLFLTVWDRLLGTAFDAPDYRLGTRDLGIGSQPDYPRDYAGQLLAPFRELPHGQVPEVPDGLRRRR; this is encoded by the coding sequence ATGAAACGCTGGATCCTCCGCCTGTACGCCCCGTTGTTCCTGTCTGGCTTCATTGCCGCCGCCATCGCCTGGGTCGGCCACCACCACGGCGACCCGCTGTGGCTGCTGCCTCTGCTTGCCCTCGCCATCGGCGTTTCCTTCGTGGCCGAACGCCTCTGGCCCTACGACCCGGCGTTCAACCACGACCACGGCGATCGCCTGCGCGACACCCTGCACGCCGTGGTCAACGAAGGCCTGAACCTGCTGTCGATCGCCGCCGTGCCGCTGCTGGCGGCGATCATTCCGTGGCAGGCGTGGCCGCAACAATGGCCGTTCGCGCTGCAGGTGCTGGTCGCCATCATCGCCGCCGATCTCGGCATCACCTTGGTGCACTACGCCAGCCATCGCATCGGCTGGCTGTGGCGGCTGCACGCGGTGCACCACAGCGTGACCCGCATGTACGGCTTCAATGGCCTGATGAAGCACCCGCTGCACCAGGCCGCCGAGGCGGTGGGTGGCGTGCTGCCGTTGCTGCTGCTGGGCCTGCCGCTGCCGGTGGCGGCGGTGCTGGCCTTCGCCATCGCCATCCAGCTGCTGCTGCAGCACTCCAACGTGGACATGCGGCCGGGCGTACTCGGCCGGGTGATGGCCTGGGCGCCGCTGCACCGTTTCCACCACATGCGCTACGGCACCGCTGGCGACGTCAACTTCGGTCTGTTCCTGACCGTCTGGGACCGCCTGCTGGGCACGGCCTTCGATGCGCCGGACTATCGACTGGGGACGCGTGACCTGGGCATCGGCAGCCAGCCGGACTATCCGCGCGACTATGCGGGGCAGCTGCTGGCGCCGTTCCGTGAGCTGCCACACGGGCAGGTGCCCGAGGTGCCGGACGGGCTGCGTCGCCGCCGTTGA
- the imuA gene encoding translesion DNA synthesis-associated protein ImuA: MGAVVALDRLLDGRQLWRGPARTGPASDHLASGHPALDARLPGGGWPASGLCEVLQDAPGVGELALVWPALARLSQRDRPIVLVAPPYRPHAPAWAAAGLDLAQLQIIQAAPKQALWAAEQCLRSAACAAVLCWPQPQQADDRSLRRLQVAADSGQCLGFVFRDVRAARNPSPASLRLQLDHGQVRVLKCRGGLPPAQPLPLAIAH, translated from the coding sequence ATGGGGGCCGTCGTCGCGCTCGACCGTCTGCTGGACGGCCGCCAGCTGTGGCGTGGCCCGGCGCGCACCGGGCCCGCCAGCGACCACCTGGCCAGTGGCCACCCGGCGCTGGATGCCCGCCTGCCCGGCGGCGGCTGGCCGGCCAGCGGCCTGTGCGAGGTGCTGCAGGACGCCCCCGGGGTGGGGGAACTGGCCCTGGTCTGGCCGGCACTGGCCAGGCTGAGCCAGCGCGACCGGCCCATCGTGCTGGTCGCCCCGCCCTACCGTCCGCACGCCCCGGCCTGGGCCGCGGCCGGCCTCGACCTGGCCCAGCTGCAGATCATCCAGGCCGCGCCGAAGCAGGCCCTGTGGGCGGCCGAACAATGCCTGCGCTCGGCGGCCTGTGCCGCGGTGCTGTGCTGGCCACAGCCGCAGCAGGCCGATGACCGTTCGCTGCGCCGCCTGCAGGTCGCCGCTGACAGCGGCCAGTGCCTGGGCTTCGTGTTCCGCGACGTGCGCGCCGCACGCAATCCCTCCCCGGCCAGCCTGCGCCTGCAGCTCGACCACGGCCAGGTGCGGGTGCTGAAGTGCCGCGGCGGCCTGCCACCGGCGCAACCGCTGCCGCTGGCCATCGCCCACTGA
- a CDS encoding DNA polymerase Y family protein, whose protein sequence is MHWACLLLPQLALDSVLRLQPDPQRPLVLLQGPAQRRVLRAVSPAARAAGLRPGMLLSAAQVLVQDMQLHDYDPSAEQHTRQLLASWAYAYSSQVSLDFPHALVLEIGASRALFGDWLKIEKRLRDGLHELGFRHRLVAAPTPHAARVLANVHDGLGVDMQQLPALLAQLPLSRCGLPAEAVTVLGRSGLRTLGAALDLPRDSLARRFAPDVLQQLDALRGLPAPPLRYYQPPDRFDARIEFEYEIESSQALLFPLRRLLLDLAAFLCSRDGGVQRFDLYFEHDLLPASVLTIGLLAPERDAALLFEIARNRMEAFALPAGSRALRLQAEHLPPFVPAARDLFDTRPAQAMPWTQLRERLRARLGDDAVQPLAVQADHRPECASGTQPAAKPPAYWPLRPGWLLDTPQPLRDPRLRIVAGPERIESGWWDQADARRDYYVVETAHGQRGWAFRPRNDPHAPWMLHGWFG, encoded by the coding sequence ATGCATTGGGCCTGCCTGTTGTTGCCGCAGCTGGCGCTGGACAGCGTGCTGCGCCTGCAGCCGGACCCGCAGCGGCCGCTGGTGCTGCTGCAGGGGCCGGCGCAGCGCCGCGTGCTGCGTGCGGTCAGCCCGGCGGCGCGCGCGGCCGGCCTGCGCCCGGGCATGCTGCTGTCGGCCGCGCAGGTGCTGGTGCAGGACATGCAGCTGCACGATTACGACCCCAGCGCCGAACAGCACACCCGCCAGCTGCTGGCCAGCTGGGCCTATGCGTACAGCTCGCAGGTCAGCCTCGATTTCCCGCATGCGCTGGTGCTGGAAATCGGCGCCAGCCGTGCCCTGTTCGGTGATTGGCTTAAGATCGAGAAACGCCTGCGCGATGGCCTGCACGAGCTGGGCTTCCGCCATCGCCTGGTGGCCGCGCCCACCCCACATGCCGCACGCGTGCTGGCCAACGTGCACGATGGCCTGGGCGTCGACATGCAGCAGCTGCCGGCGCTGCTCGCGCAGTTGCCCCTGTCGCGCTGCGGCCTGCCCGCCGAGGCGGTCACCGTGCTCGGCCGCTCCGGCCTGCGTACGCTGGGCGCCGCGCTCGACCTGCCGCGCGACAGCCTGGCCCGGCGCTTTGCCCCCGATGTGCTGCAGCAGCTGGATGCACTGCGCGGCCTGCCGGCGCCGCCATTGCGCTATTACCAGCCCCCGGACCGCTTCGATGCGCGCATCGAATTCGAGTACGAGATCGAATCCAGCCAGGCATTGCTGTTCCCGCTGCGCCGCCTGCTGCTGGACCTGGCCGCCTTCCTCTGTTCGCGCGATGGCGGCGTGCAGCGCTTCGACCTGTATTTCGAACACGACCTGCTGCCGGCCAGCGTGCTGACCATCGGCCTGCTGGCCCCCGAGCGCGATGCCGCGCTGCTGTTCGAGATCGCCCGCAACCGCATGGAAGCCTTCGCCCTGCCCGCCGGCAGCCGGGCACTGCGCCTGCAGGCCGAACACCTGCCGCCGTTCGTGCCGGCCGCGCGTGACCTGTTCGACACCCGCCCGGCGCAGGCGATGCCGTGGACCCAGCTGCGCGAGCGCCTGCGCGCACGCCTCGGCGATGACGCCGTGCAGCCGCTGGCGGTGCAGGCCGACCATCGCCCCGAATGTGCCAGCGGCACCCAGCCGGCGGCCAAGCCCCCCGCGTACTGGCCGCTGCGCCCCGGCTGGCTGCTGGACACGCCGCAGCCGCTGCGTGACCCACGCCTGCGCATCGTCGCCGGGCCGGAGCGGATCGAATCGGGCTGGTGGGACCAGGCCGACGCGCGCCGCGATTACTACGTGGTGGAAACCGCCCACGGCCAGCGCGGCTGGGCCTTCCGCCCGCGCAACGATCCGCATGCGCCGTGGATGCTGCACGGCTGGTTCGGTTGA